A window of the Brassica napus cultivar Da-Ae chromosome C5, Da-Ae, whole genome shotgun sequence genome harbors these coding sequences:
- the LOC106379173 gene encoding B3 domain-containing protein REM9-like isoform X1, translating into MANPHEPHFLKPLLPGFHSGITIPLGFFSKHIERKTNQKTWKLRSDASDKIWEVIQEGMRLTGGWKDFATAHDLRIGDIVIFKHEGDMVFHVTPFGPSCCEIQYTDPDINKEEADAGDADDNEITHIASSSRMI; encoded by the exons ATGGCGAATCCACATGAACCTCATTTCTTAAAGCCTCTGCTTCCTGGTTTCCACAGTGGCATC ACAATACCACTTGGCTTCTTCTCAAAGCACATAGAAAGGAAGACGAACCAGAAAACATGGAAACTAAGATCGGACGCTTCAGATAAAATTTGGGAAGTGATACAAGAAGGCATGAGACTCACCGGAGGTTGGAAAGATTTCGCCACAGCACATGACCTTCGAATCGGTGACATTGTCATCTTCAAACACGAAGGAGACATGGTGTTTCATGTCACTCCTTTTGGTCCTAGCTGTTGTGAGATTCAGTATACAGATCCTGACATCAACAAGGAAGAAGCCGACGCGGGTGATGCTGATGACAATGAGATTA CTCACATTGCTTCTAGCTCACGGATGATTTAG
- the LOC106443766 gene encoding uncharacterized protein At4g04775-like isoform X3, giving the protein MGRYSYSQPSSSEEYDVDITSLLQAEADLYSDDADSRQNIPEPVEYPPQPESDDGIPATCYCGSEAVVKTSYTSKDPGRRYFSCSNTDDGDCHVWKWWDVAVMEELRDQQRQLRELKDQAYESDEKLVKVEKFVGELTKKKTGIANGYPLLVCVLVSVAFLICMVVMFKWVAEKDNVVTESLEELQEEVQRMKMRLSDLYKVKSKTCSS; this is encoded by the exons ATGGGTCGTTATAGCTACAGCCAGCCTTCATCTTCAGAGGAGTACGATGTAGATATAACTTCGCTTCTTCAAGCGGAGGCTGATCTATACTCCGACGATGCTGACAGTAGGCAGAACATACCGGAGCCGGTTGAGTACCCTCCTCAACCTGAGAGTGATGATGGAATCCCCGCTACCTGCTACTGTGGTAGTGAGGCAGTTGTTAAAACTTCTTACACAAGCAAAGATCCAGGGAGAAGGTACTTCAGTTGTTCGAACACGGATGATGGAGACTGCCATGTGTGGAAATGGTGGGATGTGGCGGTCATGGAGGAGTTGCGTGACCAGCAGAGACAACTTAGGGAGCTTAAGGATCAAGCTTATGAGAGTGACGAGAAGCTGGTTAAGGTTGAGAAGTTTGTGGGGGAGTTAACTAAGAAGAAAACCGGGATTGCAAATGGCTATCCATTGCTTGTTTGTGTGTTGGTTAGTGTAGCATTCCTAATATGTATGGTGGTCATGTTCAAGTGGGTTGCAGAGAAGGACAACGTCGTAACAGAGAGCCTG GAAGAGCTTCAGGAAGAGGTTCAGAGGATGAAAATGCGACTGTCTGACCTTTACAAG gTGAAGAGCAAGACATGTTCCAGTTGA
- the LOC106379176 gene encoding ribose-phosphate pyrophosphokinase 2, chloroplastic, whose amino-acid sequence MASLALTSPPGVKVPSHLASSSSSLISRSSISFTTIESGSRICVSNSAKCNLPKALTLGNGNASIPIINGTTLPKYLDSSSRLEKPVSSRRANTKLKLFSGTANPALSQEIAWYMGLELGKISIKRFADGEVYVQLKESVRGCDVFLVQPTCTPTNENLMELLIMVDACRRASAKKVTAVIPYFGYARADRKTQGRESIAAKLVANLITEAGVDRVLACDLHSGQSMGYFDIPVDHVYCQPVILDYLASKSISSKDLVVVSPDVGGVARARAFAKKLSDAPLAIVDKRRHGHNVAEVMNLIGDVKGKVAVMVDDMIDTAGTIVKGAALLHEEGAREVYACCTHAVFSPPAIERLSSGLLQEVIVTNTLPVAEKNYFPQLTILSVANLLGETIWRVHDDSSVSSIFL is encoded by the exons ATGGCGTCGCTAGCTCTGACTTCTCCTCCCGGCGTTAAGGTTCCGTCGCACCTTGCCTCCTCGTCTTCGTCTCTCATCTCCCGCTCCTCGATTTCATTCACCACCATTGAGTCTGGCTCCCGAATCTGCGTTTCCAATTCGGCG AAATGCAATTTGCCGAAAGCACTGACTCTTGGCAACGGGAACGCTAGCATTCCAATCATCAACGGGACGACACTTCCAAAGTACCTTGATTCTTCTTCCCGGTTGGAGAAACCAGTGAGTAGTAGAAGAGCCAACACAAAGCTCAAGCTCTTCTCTGGTACTGCAAATCCAGCACTTTCTCAG GAAATTGCTTGGTATATGGGCTTGGAGCTTGGCAAGATTAGCATCAAGAGGTTTGCTGATGGGGAGGTCTACGTTCAGCTCAAAGAGAGTGTTAGAGGCTGCGATGTCTTCTTGGTGCAGCCTACTTGCACTCCGACTAATGAGAATCTCATGGAGCTGTTGATCATGGTGGATGCTTGCCGAAGAGCTTCCGCTAAGAAAGTTACTGCTGTGATTCCCTATTTTGGATACGCAAGAGCTGATAGAAAG ACACAAGGGCGTGAATCCATTGCTGCCAAACTGGTTGCAAACCTTATAACGGAGGCAGGTGTGGATCGGGTTCTTGCGTGTGATCTTCATTCAGGACAGTCCATGGGTTATTTTGACATACCTGTGGATCATGTCTATTGCCAG CCTGTGATACTAGATTATCTTGCTAGCAAGTCAATTTCATCAAAGGATTTGGTAGTGGTTTCTCCTGATGTTGGTGGAGTTGCTAGGGCACGTGCTTTTGCCAAGAAATTATCCGATGCTCCCCTTGCCATTGTTGATAAAAGACGTCACGGCCACAATGTTGCTGAG GTCATGAACCTAATAGGTGATGTTAAAGGCAAAGTGGCAGTAATGGTGGATGACATGATTGATACCGCTG GAACCATTGTGAAAGGAGCAGCTCTTTTGCACGAGGAGGGTGCTCGTGAGGTTTACGCTTGCTGCACGCACGCGGTTTTCAG tcCGCCTGCGATAGAGCGGTTATCGAGCGGTTTGCTGCAAGAAGTGATAGTGACGAATACATTACCGGTAGCGGAGAAGAATTACTTCCCGCAGCTAACGATATTGTCGGTGGCTAATCTTCTGGGTGAGACCATTTGGCGTGTCCATGATGATAGCTCCGTTAGTAGCATTTTTCTTTGA
- the LOC106443766 gene encoding glutathione S-transferase T3-like isoform X1, whose product MATSSSFINLLASQDSVELESLETPIFSSQSPQESTVKERRKWTVKEDLVLVGAWLNTSKDAIVSNEQKGLAFWKRILYYYNNSPVLVGTVPRELGQCKQRWARINELVCKFSGCYDLALREQRSGQNENDVMKAALEIFSSDHHMKFNLEHAWRELRHDVKWCSTFLEKDKDKRKSMDSPLPVPEPEARPVGVKAAKAAGKRKKTGKEEELTKIEGLLATKKEISKHSLLQSLLEKPEPLSEMEAALKNKLLAEILS is encoded by the coding sequence ATGGCAACTTCCTCTAGTTTTATTAACCTTTTAGCGAGTCAAGACTCAGTTGAGCTTGAGTCTTTAGAAACTCCCATCTTTAGTTCTCAATCTCCGCAAGAGTCAACtgtgaaagagagaagaaagtgGACTGTCAAAGAGGATTTAGTCCTCGTTGGTGCTTGGCTCAACACCAGCAAGGATGCAATTGTAAGTAACGAACAAAAAGGTCTTGCCTTTTGGAAGAGGATTTTATATTACTACAACAACAGTCCTGTCCTGGTTGGGACAGTGCCAAGAGAACTAGGCCAATGCAAGCAAAGATGGGCTCGGATCAACGAATTGGTGTGTAAGTTTTCTGGCTGCTACGACTTGGCCCTGAGAGAGCAGAGAAGCGGCCAGAATGAGAACGATGTGATGAAGGCTGCATTGGAGATCTTCAGCAGTGACCATCACATGAAGTTCAACTTGGAACACGCGTGGAGGGAGCTTAGACATGACGTCAAATGGTGCTCCACCTTTCTGGAGAAGGACAAGGATAAGCGGAAAAGTATGGATTCTCCACTGCCAGTACCAGAGCCAGAAGCTAGACCGGTAGGGGTTAAGGCTGCTAAGGCCGCAGGTAAGAGGAAGAAAactggaaaagaagaagaactaaCCAAGATAGAAGGCTTGTTGGCGACGAAAAAGGAAATCTCTAAGCATAGTTTGTTACAGAGTTTGCTAGAAAAGCCCGAGCCACTCTCTGAGATGGAAGCAGCACTGAAAAATAAACTGTTGGCTGAAATATTGTCGTGA
- the LOC106443766 gene encoding uncharacterized protein At4g04775-like isoform X2, giving the protein MGRYSYSQPSSSEEYDVDITSLLQAEADLYSDDADSRQNIPEPVEYPPQPESDDGIPATCYCGSEAVVKTSYTSKDPGRRYFSCSNTDDGDCHVWKWWDVAVMEELRDQQRQLRELKDQAYESDEKLVKVEKFVGELTKKKTGIANGYPLLVCVLVSVAFLICMVVMFKWVAEKDNVVTESLEELQEEVQRMKMRLSDLYKVMYKQLPTFIYEM; this is encoded by the exons ATGGGTCGTTATAGCTACAGCCAGCCTTCATCTTCAGAGGAGTACGATGTAGATATAACTTCGCTTCTTCAAGCGGAGGCTGATCTATACTCCGACGATGCTGACAGTAGGCAGAACATACCGGAGCCGGTTGAGTACCCTCCTCAACCTGAGAGTGATGATGGAATCCCCGCTACCTGCTACTGTGGTAGTGAGGCAGTTGTTAAAACTTCTTACACAAGCAAAGATCCAGGGAGAAGGTACTTCAGTTGTTCGAACACGGATGATGGAGACTGCCATGTGTGGAAATGGTGGGATGTGGCGGTCATGGAGGAGTTGCGTGACCAGCAGAGACAACTTAGGGAGCTTAAGGATCAAGCTTATGAGAGTGACGAGAAGCTGGTTAAGGTTGAGAAGTTTGTGGGGGAGTTAACTAAGAAGAAAACCGGGATTGCAAATGGCTATCCATTGCTTGTTTGTGTGTTGGTTAGTGTAGCATTCCTAATATGTATGGTGGTCATGTTCAAGTGGGTTGCAGAGAAGGACAACGTCGTAACAGAGAGCCTG GAAGAGCTTCAGGAAGAGGTTCAGAGGATGAAAATGCGACTGTCTGACCTTTACAAGGTAATGTACAAACAACTTCCAACCTTCATAtatgagatgtaa
- the LOC106379173 gene encoding B3 domain-containing protein REM9-like isoform X2 codes for MANPHEPHFLKPLLPGFHSGIHIERKTNQKTWKLRSDASDKIWEVIQEGMRLTGGWKDFATAHDLRIGDIVIFKHEGDMVFHVTPFGPSCCEIQYTDPDINKEEADAGDADDNEITHIASSSRMI; via the exons ATGGCGAATCCACATGAACCTCATTTCTTAAAGCCTCTGCTTCCTGGTTTCCACAGTGGCATC CACATAGAAAGGAAGACGAACCAGAAAACATGGAAACTAAGATCGGACGCTTCAGATAAAATTTGGGAAGTGATACAAGAAGGCATGAGACTCACCGGAGGTTGGAAAGATTTCGCCACAGCACATGACCTTCGAATCGGTGACATTGTCATCTTCAAACACGAAGGAGACATGGTGTTTCATGTCACTCCTTTTGGTCCTAGCTGTTGTGAGATTCAGTATACAGATCCTGACATCAACAAGGAAGAAGCCGACGCGGGTGATGCTGATGACAATGAGATTA CTCACATTGCTTCTAGCTCACGGATGATTTAG